A stretch of Antennarius striatus isolate MH-2024 chromosome 6, ASM4005453v1, whole genome shotgun sequence DNA encodes these proteins:
- the LOC137596181 gene encoding T-box transcription factor TBX1, with translation MSIVMDEVGTEVPKRGLLPISKATQVSGVKVQLEMHALWKQFDQLGTEMIVTKAGRRMFPTFQVQISGMDPAAEYVLLMDFVPVDDKRYRYAFHSSSWLAAGRADVVAPSRMHFHPDSPACGAQWMKQTVSFDTLKLTNNLLDDNGYMILNSMHRYQPRFHVVYVDPSPNSQSNAFRNFCSFSFPETRFIAVTAYQNHRITQLKIASNPFAKGFRTSDPQDQSVWCPPKGRAQPLITKPGKQRSWGPNASTGDPDPASLLVEQGGLYHYCKESVGLTVERKDGQGILAPPYFLPISSYWDCPGSS, from the exons ATGAGTATTGTAATGGATGAGGTCGGTACTGAAGTCCCCA AGAGGGGATTACTGCCAATCTCTAAGGCCACTCAAGTCAGTGGAGTGAAGGTCCAGTTGGAGATGCATGCACTTTGGAAGCAGTTTGACCAACTGGGTACAGAGATGATTGTTACCAAGGCTGGAAG GAGGATGTTTCCGACATTCCAGGTACAGATCTCCGGGATGGATCCTGCTGCAGAATACGTTTTACTTATGGACTTTGTCCCTGTTGATGATAAACGATACAG ATATGCTTTTCATAGCTCATCCTGGTTGGCGGCAGGGAGAGCTGATGTTGTAGCCCCAAGCAGAATGCATTTCCACCCAGATTCTCCTGCCTGTGGAGCTCAGTGGATGAAGCAGACCGTATCCTTTGATACTCTCAAGCTGACCAACAACCTACTGGATGACAATGGATAC ATGATATTGAACTCCATGCATCGATACCAGCCACGCTTCCATGTGGTGTACGTGGATCCATCCCCTAACAGCCAATCAAATGCCTTCAGGAACTTCTGCTCTTTTTCCTTCCCGGAAACACGCTTTATAGCCGTCACTGCATATCAGAACCATCGG ATCACCCAGCTAAAGATTGCTAGCAACCCCTTTGCTAAAGGCTTCAGGACGTCAGACCCTCAGGACCA gtcaGTATGGTGTCCACCAAAGGGTAGAGCTCAGCCTCTCATCACCAAACCAGGGAAACAAAGAAGCTGGGGCCCAAATGCTTCAACTG GAGATCCAGACCCAGCATCCCTATTGGTGGAGCAGGGGGGACTTTACCACTACTGTAAAGAGTCTGTGGGACTGACTGTGGAGAGAAAGGATGGGCAAGGTATATTAGCGCCTCCCTACTTCCTCCCTATTTCATCCTACTGGGACTGTCCAGGATCATCTTAA
- the apoa1b gene encoding apolipoprotein A-Ib: MKFVPLTLVLLLAVGSQARSVRSAENTDVQQMWSTLDYLFTSLTDGIKNVVETIDDSEDGAIKANVAKTLEERTEQFKNFQGAASLVIDSISDFIHKAMEENPLPHDEFEKFMGVVSKNTEAYQNDFDAILKEYIKHHPNEMEKLQNRMEETKNALQPVLDSLTDIAQKQLENIKGLLVPHVEDLRQTMNEMSVSAMKMKPEDTAKLHTDIQAEFEGIGANLVNIYNIISSTLFHE, encoded by the exons ATGAAATTCGTACCACTGACTCTCGTCCTCCTGCTGGCTGTTG GCTCTCAGGCCCGCTCTGTGAGATCTGCTGAAAACACCGATGTGCAGCAGATGTGGAGTACTTTGGATTACCTTTTTACTTCACTGACTGACGGTATAAAGAATGTCGTGGAAACCATTGATGATAGTGAGGATGGGGCTATCAA AGCCAATGTAGCGAAGACTTTGGAAGAGAGGACGGAACAATTCAAGAATTTTCAGGGGGCTGCTTCCTTGGTGATTGATAGCATCAGTGACTTCATCCATAAAGCTATGGAGGAAAATCCACTGCCACATGATGAGTTTGAGAAATTCATGGGGGTTGTTTCAAAAAATACAGAAGCGTACCAAAATGACTTTGACGCTATCCTAAAAGAGTACATCAAACATCATCCAAATGAAATGGAGAAACTGCAGAACAGGATGGAAGAAACCAAGAATGCTTTACAGCCGGTTCTGGATTCTCTTACTGATATTGCACAAAAGCAGTTGGAGAACATCAAGGGGCTACTTGTACCCCATGTTGAGGATTTGAGGCAAACTATGAATGAAATGAGTGTCAGTGCAATGAAGATGAAGCCTGAAGATACAGCTAAGCTCCACACCGATATTCAGGCTGAATTTGAAGGCATCGGGGCAAACTTGGTCAATATCTATAACATAATCAGTTCCACTTTATTCCACGAGTAA